One window of Gloeothece citriformis PCC 7424 genomic DNA carries:
- a CDS encoding DUF6825 family protein has translation MSKPVIHAFFLGRALAEVISEKVEETFTNALSEIGKFDAETRENLRQFIEEVQFRADRQASQSNTDGSSVGYSNAQGDLQETIDELRAEIARLKAELKNYRESV, from the coding sequence ATGAGTAAGCCGGTCATCCATGCCTTTTTTTTGGGTAGAGCCTTAGCGGAAGTCATCAGCGAGAAAGTTGAAGAAACCTTTACGAATGCTCTCAGCGAAATCGGAAAATTTGATGCAGAAACCCGGGAAAATCTCCGTCAATTCATCGAAGAAGTCCAATTTAGGGCGGATAGACAAGCCTCCCAATCAAATACAGACGGGTCTTCGGTGGGATATTCCAACGCTCAAGGAGATTTGCAAGAAACCATAGACGAACTCCGAGCAGAAATTGCCCGTTTAAAAGCTGAGTTAAAAAATTATCGGGAATCTGTATAA
- a CDS encoding TIGR03792 family protein, translated as MVIEWLKFKIDPESRETFIEKDNQIWTAALAPYPGFLGKEVWINPHIPDEIVLVIHWETRQQWSAVPNSVLEETERQFREEMGKDQYQLVETKEYQVRKFIN; from the coding sequence ATGGTAATTGAATGGCTAAAATTTAAAATAGATCCTGAATCAAGAGAAACTTTTATAGAAAAAGATAATCAGATTTGGACGGCTGCCTTAGCACCATATCCCGGTTTTTTAGGCAAGGAAGTTTGGATTAATCCCCATATTCCAGACGAAATCGTTTTAGTTATTCATTGGGAAACTCGTCAACAGTGGTCAGCCGTTCCTAATTCGGTTTTAGAGGAAACAGAAAGACAATTTAGAGAAGAAATGGGAAAAGATCAATATCAATTAGTTGAAACAAAAGAGTATCAAGTTCGTAAATTTATCAACTGA